Proteins encoded in a region of the Mycolicibacterium neoaurum genome:
- a CDS encoding nuclear transport factor 2 family protein gives MVTPQPTAPTPSAPMADPRSIVELYNFELWNAQNYAIGEQIIGDRIIRNTPGGRTVLTHDEAVQRVRDLWASVQSVHFTLPHIVADDELCSIVYQADIVNRDGTCDVISSIEVYRVVAGRIVEVWNPCIYDHDRWPELAEEATL, from the coding sequence ATGGTTACACCACAGCCGACCGCGCCGACACCGAGTGCGCCGATGGCCGATCCGCGCAGCATCGTTGAGCTATACAACTTCGAGCTGTGGAATGCACAGAACTACGCCATCGGCGAGCAGATCATCGGTGATCGGATCATCCGGAACACACCGGGTGGGCGCACCGTGCTGACCCATGACGAGGCGGTCCAGCGGGTGCGCGATCTGTGGGCGAGCGTGCAGAGTGTGCACTTCACACTGCCGCATATCGTCGCCGACGATGAGCTGTGTTCGATTGTCTACCAAGCGGACATCGTCAATCGCGACGGAACATGCGATGTCATCTCATCGATCGAGGTCTACCGGGTCGTCGCGGGACGCATCGTCGAGGTATGGAATCCCTGCATCTACGACCATGACCGATGGCCCGAACTCGCCGAGGAGGCAACGCTGTGA
- a CDS encoding TetR/AcrR family transcriptional regulator encodes MSTESRRSQRQRVEESSRRLAEAAIELIAEKGYNNATAQEIGIRAGYSRAMVRERFGSKEALLETVLQEYERRIEVGPEPDASGLQRVLAPVMALREFAAEDPRLLRAALTLNFEALHDHDILRPRIEGWLARTRTGLRQAILDGQADGSVAPDCDADEIASELTAAAIGYSYAWLLNPESTDFVETLSRLHDRLFTRLTDGHR; translated from the coding sequence ATGAGCACCGAGTCGCGCCGTTCGCAGCGGCAACGCGTCGAGGAGTCCTCGCGCCGACTTGCCGAAGCCGCAATCGAACTCATCGCCGAGAAGGGATACAACAACGCGACAGCCCAGGAGATCGGCATCAGGGCGGGCTACAGCCGGGCCATGGTGCGCGAACGGTTCGGGTCCAAGGAGGCGTTGCTGGAGACGGTGCTCCAGGAGTACGAGCGGCGCATCGAGGTCGGGCCCGAGCCGGATGCATCGGGTCTGCAGAGAGTGCTCGCACCGGTGATGGCGCTGCGTGAATTCGCCGCAGAGGACCCACGGTTGTTGCGCGCGGCGCTGACGCTGAATTTCGAGGCCTTGCATGACCACGACATCCTCCGGCCGCGCATCGAGGGATGGCTCGCGCGGACGCGCACCGGACTTCGCCAGGCGATTCTCGACGGGCAGGCTGATGGTTCGGTGGCGCCGGACTGTGACGCCGACGAGATCGCATCGGAGCTGACCGCCGCAGCCATCGGATACTCCTATGCGTGGCTGCTGAATCCGGAATCGACGGATTTCGTCGAGACGTTGAGTCGTCTGCACGACCGATTGTTCACACGGCTGACGGACGGTCATCGATGA
- a CDS encoding phosphotransferase produces the protein MTSITSLFPRAASELTTDWLIEILTASGAIAPGTRVTDLRAQRIAEGVGFASFLYRVHLVLDGAGPASVIAKFPTDYPDYQLLAASIRLYEREVTFYNEVTTSAPLRSPRAHAAEFDSATGEFVIVMEDVGALENADQVVGLSFDRARAVLAETARFHAWGWDTTPQATRHPAFLNLDDARMAGLFSAGTAAGWAVFARHGRADVPADLATLIDDYTTSAPHLLSALTTPTTLVNGDLRADNLFFADDGSHVTVDFQFAGRGCGIWDVAYLVGQGMSPAERDGREIELVRHYLSTLAGLGIDYPFDQAWQQFQIATVIQIALPLAAMMSWDNVNDRGRELLQVLMERSVAIIADCDAVSAVRAVIG, from the coding sequence ATGACCTCGATTACATCGCTCTTCCCGCGCGCGGCATCCGAGCTGACGACGGACTGGCTCATCGAGATCCTCACGGCATCCGGTGCCATCGCACCGGGTACACGCGTCACCGATCTGCGCGCGCAGCGCATCGCCGAGGGCGTCGGCTTCGCATCGTTCCTGTACCGGGTGCACCTCGTTCTCGACGGCGCGGGCCCGGCCAGCGTGATCGCCAAGTTCCCCACCGACTACCCCGATTACCAGCTACTGGCCGCCTCGATCCGGCTCTACGAGCGAGAGGTGACGTTCTACAACGAGGTCACCACGTCGGCGCCCCTGCGCTCCCCACGCGCGCACGCCGCCGAGTTCGATTCCGCCACCGGCGAGTTCGTCATCGTCATGGAGGACGTAGGCGCTCTCGAAAATGCCGACCAGGTGGTCGGATTGAGTTTCGACCGGGCCCGTGCAGTGCTTGCAGAAACGGCCCGCTTCCATGCCTGGGGTTGGGATACGACGCCCCAGGCCACCCGCCACCCAGCCTTCCTGAACCTCGATGACGCGCGGATGGCCGGCCTCTTCAGCGCAGGCACCGCCGCCGGTTGGGCGGTGTTCGCCCGGCATGGCCGCGCCGATGTGCCGGCCGATCTCGCGACGTTGATCGACGACTACACCACGTCGGCACCCCACCTGCTGTCGGCACTCACCACGCCCACGACGCTGGTCAACGGTGACCTGCGCGCCGACAACCTGTTCTTCGCCGACGATGGCTCACATGTCACCGTCGATTTCCAGTTCGCCGGTCGCGGATGCGGCATCTGGGATGTCGCCTACCTTGTGGGCCAAGGTATGTCGCCGGCGGAACGGGACGGGCGGGAAATCGAACTGGTCCGCCATTACCTCAGCACCCTGGCGGGACTGGGTATCGACTACCCGTTCGACCAGGCCTGGCAACAGTTCCAGATCGCCACGGTCATACAGATCGCGTTGCCGCTGGCAGCGATGATGTCCTGGGACAACGTCAACGACCGCGGGCGAGAACTTTTGCAGGTTCTGATGGAGCGCAGCGTTGCGATCATCGCCGACTGCGATGCGGTCAGCGCGGTCCGCGCCGTGATCGGCTGA